A part of Haladaptatus caseinilyticus genomic DNA contains:
- a CDS encoding metal ABC transporter substrate-binding protein, with amino-acid sequence MDDTKQSQSQYSFSRRRAITAGAGLLATGLAGCTSSGGSNDTTPRSDSGNEGASGDGPAVAVASFFSFYDFARKIVDETPIQVNNLVPTGLHGHGWEPNASVTKDIIEADAFLHVGPGFQPWADRAIQTLKDDNVDTQLINVRKGVELVDLAATLDPEEEGVGEQQGKDPHFWLDPNRAKASVDNIADGLAKLAPDQESALRDNAETYKSDVLERIDQDYQAIFDAADRNVVQLAAHNAFQYIGVKYDAEMVPLVTNLAASGDVKPSDIAEAKEVIKENNIKYIANGVFESRKPAKQLLNETQVEGYLPVTPYAGVRKDWVQNNWGYEEIAYNINMPTFEVVLGNKQPEKAGPNGWANEWMNFQ; translated from the coding sequence ATGGACGACACGAAGCAGTCGCAATCGCAGTACAGTTTCTCACGCAGAAGAGCCATTACTGCCGGTGCAGGACTTCTTGCAACTGGTCTCGCCGGATGTACGAGCAGTGGCGGTAGCAATGATACCACACCTAGGAGCGACTCTGGCAACGAGGGTGCATCTGGAGACGGCCCTGCCGTCGCAGTCGCGTCGTTTTTCAGTTTCTACGACTTTGCACGGAAGATCGTCGACGAGACGCCCATCCAAGTGAACAACCTCGTTCCAACCGGATTGCACGGTCACGGATGGGAGCCGAATGCGAGCGTCACGAAAGACATCATTGAAGCGGACGCGTTTCTCCACGTCGGTCCAGGATTCCAACCGTGGGCCGACCGCGCGATTCAGACGCTTAAAGACGACAATGTCGACACGCAGTTGATCAACGTCCGAAAGGGCGTCGAACTGGTCGATCTCGCGGCAACCCTGGATCCCGAAGAGGAAGGTGTCGGAGAGCAGCAAGGCAAGGATCCACACTTCTGGCTCGACCCCAACCGAGCGAAGGCATCGGTCGACAACATCGCCGATGGGCTCGCCAAACTCGCGCCCGATCAGGAAAGTGCGCTCCGGGACAACGCTGAGACGTACAAATCCGACGTCCTCGAACGGATCGATCAGGACTACCAGGCAATCTTCGACGCGGCTGACCGAAACGTGGTTCAACTGGCGGCGCACAACGCCTTCCAGTACATCGGCGTCAAGTACGACGCAGAGATGGTTCCACTTGTTACGAATCTCGCAGCCAGTGGTGACGTCAAGCCCTCGGACATCGCCGAGGCGAAAGAAGTCATCAAAGAAAATAACATCAAGTACATCGCCAATGGTGTCTTCGAGTCGCGTAAGCCCGCGAAGCAGCTGCTCAATGAAACACAGGTCGAGGGATACCTCCCTGTAACGCCGTACGCAGGCGTCCGGAAAGATTGGGTTCAGAACAACTGGGGGTACGAAGAGATCGCCTACAACATCAACATGCCCACGTTCGAGGTCGTGCTTGGCAACAAACAGCCGGAAAAGGCCGGACCCAACGGCTGGGCCAACGAGTGGATGAACTTCCAATGA
- a CDS encoding DUF7504 family protein has product MVSEQHTIRDIFQSEHCQHFSPTEDNGSLSTQLSEAMGTVMDIDPRILDPLYNEINPEALNEIFTLDSTHQRTPEVIFSWHDHAIQVRQPGEIYITNEPLVPELDADLPLATEFAGAPFGSTDAITYEYAPTDDLGTEVVLAVTNAIGIDSQAVTERLADRINPDALNELFQPLADGTPRTNGYVSFGFEGYFVTVSGNGMVTIRSELGQLKEKGGNILVVGDVPSDVFDAERSYLMNDPDSTRYDLFALLDRSPTALQRQATPAQPPLNTVEIVDYQAAVRSTAAAVTSPQENVQITPISGTLTDLQTALIHSVALQEEYVRDDRPIDVQLYVDTLQPVVEATSTDIAMFLTPICRAVRGVRGLGYYTLPQDRDSFPMDEIESVFDATIELRVSERGPEQRWILPKTGYTTEWFPIIENR; this is encoded by the coding sequence ATGGTCAGCGAGCAGCACACGATTCGCGATATCTTCCAATCAGAGCACTGTCAGCACTTCAGCCCAACTGAAGACAATGGTTCCCTCAGTACTCAGCTCAGTGAAGCAATGGGAACTGTCATGGATATCGATCCACGGATACTTGATCCTCTCTACAACGAGATCAACCCCGAAGCGCTCAACGAAATATTCACTCTTGATTCCACTCACCAACGTACACCCGAAGTCATCTTCTCGTGGCATGATCATGCGATCCAAGTTCGACAACCAGGTGAAATTTACATTACAAATGAACCGCTCGTCCCTGAGCTTGACGCAGATCTTCCACTAGCTACTGAATTCGCTGGCGCTCCATTCGGATCAACAGATGCTATCACATACGAATATGCTCCAACCGATGATCTCGGAACGGAAGTCGTCCTCGCTGTTACGAATGCAATTGGGATTGACTCTCAAGCAGTGACAGAACGGCTCGCCGACCGAATCAATCCAGATGCACTCAACGAGCTTTTCCAGCCGTTGGCTGATGGTACACCACGAACCAATGGCTATGTTTCGTTCGGATTTGAAGGGTACTTCGTTACGGTTTCAGGAAATGGGATGGTTACCATCCGATCTGAACTTGGACAACTCAAAGAGAAAGGCGGAAACATTCTAGTCGTCGGGGACGTTCCAAGTGATGTTTTCGATGCTGAACGTTCCTATCTCATGAACGATCCCGATTCGACCCGCTATGATCTATTTGCGTTACTCGATCGCTCTCCAACCGCGCTTCAACGCCAAGCGACACCAGCTCAGCCACCGCTGAACACTGTTGAAATTGTTGATTATCAAGCAGCAGTCCGATCAACGGCGGCGGCAGTAACCAGTCCACAAGAAAACGTCCAAATAACTCCTATCAGTGGGACTCTAACCGATCTTCAAACTGCTCTCATTCATTCAGTAGCATTGCAGGAAGAGTATGTTAGGGATGATCGGCCAATTGACGTTCAACTCTACGTCGATACGCTTCAACCGGTGGTGGAAGCAACGTCGACTGACATTGCGATGTTTCTAACTCCCATCTGTCGTGCCGTCCGTGGCGTTAGGGGACTGGGCTATTACACGCTTCCACAGGATCGAGATTCATTCCCAATGGATGAAATCGAATCAGTATTCGATGCAACAATTGAGCTTCGTGTGAGTGAACGGGGTCCTGAGCAGCGGTGGATCCTCCCAAAAACAGGATACACGACGGAGTGGTTCCCAATAATCGAGAACAGATAG
- a CDS encoding amphi-Trp domain-containing protein: MSEKTLHEEKISREEVADRLQAIAHELREGGDANIDVGNKTVTLSPADSVGYEIGTRESSSVLRGSRESVTIKLDWKPK; this comes from the coding sequence ATGTCCGAAAAAACACTCCACGAAGAGAAAATATCGCGAGAAGAAGTCGCTGATCGATTGCAAGCAATTGCACATGAACTTCGAGAAGGTGGAGATGCCAACATCGATGTCGGAAATAAAACGGTGACCCTCTCACCAGCAGACTCTGTCGGGTATGAAATCGGCACTCGAGAATCTTCATCCGTCCTCCGCGGGAGTCGCGAGTCGGTGACGATCAAACTGGACTGGAAACCCAAATAG
- a CDS encoding DHH family phosphoesterase — protein MTRVQQVVDHLQNQESLLIVCHNNPDPDCLASALALKRIGEYSGVETVTIAYNGGISHQQNRALVNRLDVPLVNFDDELLENHDSVAFVDHSVPGENNDVPSTAGINIVLDHHPATHVTADVIDRRENVGSTATILVEYLHDLQIVPESALATALLIGIRSDTLGFTRKVSAQEYAAAEYLHPFIDQGLFANLLNVPYTSETIDALSEAIENRKIQQSSLVSFAGVTTERDALPQAADFLLNLQGINITVIFGVINDEVQFSARSADPATHVGELLDQTFGSMGSLGGHQQMAGGCVPLLKGDKDHRQIVEIAISIITNRLFHELTEFD, from the coding sequence GTGACTCGTGTACAGCAGGTAGTTGACCATCTTCAGAATCAGGAATCTCTGCTTATCGTCTGCCATAACAATCCCGACCCTGATTGTCTTGCGAGTGCACTTGCGCTTAAACGAATCGGAGAGTACTCTGGAGTTGAAACAGTCACTATTGCATATAATGGTGGCATTTCTCATCAACAAAATCGAGCCCTCGTCAATCGTCTTGACGTCCCATTGGTGAACTTTGACGACGAATTGTTAGAGAACCACGATAGTGTGGCATTTGTCGATCATTCGGTTCCTGGCGAAAACAATGATGTCCCATCAACTGCTGGCATCAATATCGTTCTCGATCATCATCCAGCAACGCATGTAACAGCCGATGTTATTGACCGTCGTGAAAATGTAGGTTCGACCGCGACAATTTTGGTTGAATATCTACACGATCTTCAGATCGTCCCCGAAAGTGCTCTTGCAACCGCACTGTTGATCGGGATTCGCTCCGATACACTCGGGTTTACACGTAAAGTATCTGCCCAAGAATATGCTGCAGCAGAGTATCTCCATCCGTTTATTGATCAGGGCCTTTTCGCAAACCTATTGAATGTCCCGTATACGTCAGAGACGATCGATGCACTGAGTGAAGCAATTGAAAATCGCAAGATCCAGCAATCATCCTTGGTCTCTTTTGCTGGAGTGACCACCGAGCGAGACGCTCTTCCTCAGGCAGCTGATTTTCTGTTGAACCTACAAGGGATCAATATTACAGTCATTTTCGGCGTGATCAACGACGAGGTTCAGTTTAGCGCACGGTCGGCCGACCCAGCTACCCACGTCGGGGAATTGCTGGACCAAACGTTTGGCTCGATGGGTAGTTTGGGAGGTCATCAGCAAATGGCTGGTGGGTGTGTTCCTCTACTCAAAGGCGACAAAGACCATAGACAGATAGTTGAGATTGCAATCTCGATCATCACCAATCGCCTGTTCCACGAACTCACAGAGTTCGATTGA
- a CDS encoding mechanosensitive ion channel family protein produces the protein MIPLQASNTLSTSAIVGNYVIPAVLFLVTLVVVYLIGRSVLIPLLTRVLKEQGHDPAVRSLAENVAGILVWVLAIALAFTVAGFGGVIAAFGVFAGAIVLAIGFAAQELLGNFVAGIFILKDRPFTIGDWIEWSGGEGQVEDIDLRVTRVRTFDNERITVPNGDLANDAVKNPVAYDKLRQKFVFGIGYDDDIDHAKDVILDETRQHDEILADPAPDIRVTELADSYVGLQTRFWIGEPGRGNFTRIRSELVQAVKERLDAEAIDMPYPVRTLEGSIEVTE, from the coding sequence ATGATCCCACTGCAGGCAAGTAATACACTCTCAACTTCGGCCATCGTCGGCAATTACGTGATTCCCGCAGTACTGTTCCTCGTAACACTCGTCGTGGTATATCTGATCGGACGGAGTGTCCTCATTCCACTGCTCACACGGGTACTGAAAGAACAAGGGCACGATCCAGCTGTTCGGAGTTTGGCAGAAAATGTGGCAGGAATCCTCGTCTGGGTACTCGCTATCGCGCTTGCGTTCACGGTTGCTGGCTTTGGCGGCGTTATCGCCGCATTCGGTGTGTTTGCCGGTGCAATTGTCCTCGCGATTGGGTTTGCCGCACAGGAACTCCTTGGCAACTTTGTTGCTGGAATCTTTATTCTCAAGGACCGGCCGTTCACGATCGGTGATTGGATTGAATGGAGTGGCGGTGAGGGACAAGTCGAGGATATCGATTTACGTGTAACACGAGTGCGGACGTTCGATAATGAGCGGATTACCGTTCCGAACGGCGACTTAGCGAATGATGCGGTGAAGAATCCAGTTGCCTATGATAAGCTCCGGCAGAAATTCGTCTTTGGAATTGGCTATGATGACGACATCGACCATGCAAAGGATGTAATTCTCGACGAGACACGACAACACGATGAAATTCTCGCAGATCCAGCACCCGATATTCGGGTGACGGAACTCGCTGATTCGTATGTCGGGTTGCAAACTCGGTTTTGGATCGGTGAGCCCGGGCGAGGAAACTTCACACGAATTCGGTCAGAGCTAGTTCAAGCAGTGAAAGAGCGGCTAGATGCCGAAGCGATTGACATGCCCTATCCGGTTCGAACACTTGAAGGGTCGATCGAGGTCACGGAGTAA
- a CDS encoding signal peptidase I, with protein sequence MVSISTVLQKRCGTIILAVVVLLCLTPLTIFAVPQVVGADHSYVIVSSSMEPAVGQGDAIFVDSVSPQAVERGDIITFSEQVNNTTTSGSGQVVTHRVANISHKNGTIQFQTKGDANEEVDPVPIPASALIGVVTFQIPLLGYFIAFASTPLGNLALVGLPMGLLIVNEL encoded by the coding sequence ATGGTTTCAATTTCAACAGTACTACAAAAGCGTTGTGGAACGATCATCCTCGCAGTCGTCGTGCTGCTCTGTCTCACGCCTCTCACAATCTTTGCAGTGCCACAGGTCGTTGGAGCAGATCACAGCTACGTCATCGTCTCCTCAAGTATGGAGCCTGCCGTTGGACAAGGCGATGCAATTTTTGTGGATAGTGTTTCCCCTCAAGCAGTTGAGAGAGGCGATATCATCACCTTTTCTGAGCAAGTGAACAACACGACGACGAGTGGTAGTGGTCAGGTTGTTACGCATCGGGTTGCTAATATTTCACACAAAAATGGGACGATACAATTCCAGACGAAAGGTGACGCGAACGAAGAAGTTGATCCAGTTCCAATCCCCGCCTCAGCACTGATCGGGGTTGTCACGTTCCAGATCCCGCTGCTTGGCTATTTCATCGCCTTTGCGAGTACACCACTCGGCAACCTTGCTCTAGTTGGACTCCCAATGGGTCTCTTGATCGTCAACGAACTCTAG
- a CDS encoding YihY/virulence factor BrkB family protein yields MSPSIQNGIIVAQSVRTEIQEKQVTFLAGSIAYHAFISLLPLLLLAFLAFAAIGSTNLQTQVVSFAKSLSPEIGQLAKTTLNSEQGQASASIVGILTLTWGALKLFRGLDTAFSEIYAAETNGSILDQIRDGLIVLFAIGFAVIATIVAGTLLALFPAVPFIELLNPIVLIVALVIAFFPMYYLFPGVETTPRAVLPGTVFAAVGWTALQGLFQIYVHVVGSSASGVLGAVLLLVTWLYFSGLVLLTGAVLNAVLAHQTKTADTQTETRQRSLNRDEAARYARLVRERMFGRYERMEAIEVPADESFLNSITERPATVELVEEISKTDDGNQYEIRVRWNENSDEKEV; encoded by the coding sequence ATGTCTCCATCAATTCAGAACGGTATCATAGTCGCTCAGTCGGTTCGGACCGAAATACAGGAGAAACAGGTGACGTTTCTCGCAGGAAGTATCGCATATCATGCCTTCATCTCCCTTCTACCGCTCCTGCTCCTTGCATTTCTGGCATTTGCAGCGATTGGAAGCACCAACTTGCAGACCCAGGTGGTCAGCTTTGCGAAATCTCTTTCTCCCGAGATTGGGCAGCTTGCTAAAACAACACTCAACAGTGAACAAGGACAAGCAAGCGCTTCGATCGTGGGAATACTAACGCTCACATGGGGGGCGTTGAAACTCTTCCGGGGATTGGATACTGCCTTCTCCGAAATCTACGCAGCTGAAACAAACGGATCCATTCTCGACCAGATACGTGACGGCCTTATCGTCCTGTTCGCGATTGGGTTTGCGGTGATTGCGACGATTGTTGCAGGCACACTGCTCGCCCTCTTTCCTGCAGTTCCATTTATCGAATTGCTCAACCCGATCGTATTGATCGTGGCACTCGTCATCGCTTTTTTCCCAATGTATTATCTCTTCCCTGGGGTCGAAACCACACCACGTGCGGTCTTGCCTGGGACGGTATTTGCGGCAGTGGGATGGACAGCACTTCAGGGCTTGTTTCAGATTTACGTACACGTAGTTGGCTCAAGCGCTTCGGGTGTTCTCGGTGCAGTGCTTCTTTTGGTGACATGGCTCTACTTTAGTGGGTTAGTATTGCTCACTGGAGCAGTGCTAAATGCCGTCCTCGCACACCAAACGAAAACAGCTGACACACAGACAGAAACACGACAACGATCACTCAACCGCGATGAAGCTGCTCGGTATGCTCGCCTCGTTCGTGAACGAATGTTCGGACGCTATGAGCGAATGGAAGCGATAGAAGTTCCAGCCGATGAATCGTTCTTGAACTCGATCACGGAGCGGCCTGCTACAGTTGAGTTGGTTGAGGAAATATCGAAAACAGATGATGGCAACCAGTATGAGATTCGAGTGCGGTGGAACGAAAATAGCGATGAGAAAGAGGTCTAA
- a CDS encoding inorganic phosphate transporter produces MVSVLTVAGVVVAIFVGFNIGGSSTGVAFGPAVGSRLLRKATAAALFVGFAFLGAWTVGRNVIATMSSSIVPATQFTPAASVAVLFFTGASLLISNLYGVPASTSMTAVGAIVGLGLATNTLNKALMFTIVSAWIVAPLISLSIGIVVGRYIYPYLDRYVAFTKFDLHFIQLDRSGAIPRLYLNPNATRQDIIGSISVVVIACYMAFSAGASNAANAVAPLVGEGGTLTVSQGVLLAVVAFGLGSFTIARRTLETVGDDITELPILASLIVSIVGGTVITILSYFGIPASLAVSTTSTIIGLGWGRASRAATLVEFATPEREHPDLEVATGALVTSRAEDMPASPTIGDVARHEEPAEKPEELPDVPDVGAEGPADLDQRSLFDPAAAKRIVTMWVLTPSLAVVTSYPVFVFLL; encoded by the coding sequence ATGGTATCAGTGCTAACCGTCGCCGGGGTGGTCGTCGCCATATTCGTTGGCTTCAATATTGGTGGCTCATCGACGGGTGTCGCGTTCGGTCCAGCAGTCGGCTCACGCCTCCTACGGAAGGCAACCGCAGCAGCCCTGTTCGTTGGCTTTGCCTTTCTCGGAGCCTGGACCGTCGGTCGGAACGTCATCGCAACGATGAGCAGCAGTATCGTACCGGCAACCCAATTCACGCCTGCCGCAAGTGTTGCCGTCTTGTTCTTCACCGGTGCTTCGCTCCTTATTTCGAATCTCTATGGCGTTCCAGCCTCAACGTCAATGACAGCCGTTGGCGCTATTGTTGGATTGGGCCTTGCGACGAACACACTGAATAAGGCATTGATGTTTACTATCGTCTCAGCATGGATCGTCGCACCACTGATCAGCCTCAGCATTGGAATCGTTGTCGGGCGTTATATCTACCCGTATCTGGATCGCTATGTTGCGTTCACAAAGTTTGATCTCCACTTCATCCAGCTCGACCGTTCTGGGGCGATTCCTCGACTCTACTTGAATCCAAACGCGACACGACAGGATATCATTGGATCGATTTCGGTGGTTGTCATTGCGTGTTACATGGCGTTTTCGGCGGGGGCGTCAAACGCGGCAAACGCTGTGGCTCCCCTCGTCGGCGAAGGAGGGACACTCACTGTCAGTCAGGGCGTCCTGCTTGCGGTAGTGGCCTTTGGTCTGGGTAGTTTCACCATCGCCCGACGCACACTGGAGACGGTCGGAGACGATATTACAGAGCTACCAATTCTCGCTTCATTGATTGTCTCCATAGTCGGTGGCACAGTCATCACGATTCTGTCCTACTTCGGGATCCCAGCAAGTCTCGCAGTAAGTACAACATCGACGATCATTGGACTCGGATGGGGACGGGCAAGCCGAGCAGCGACGCTCGTGGAGTTTGCGACGCCAGAACGTGAACATCCGGATTTAGAGGTCGCAACAGGAGCGCTGGTCACCTCTCGCGCTGAGGATATGCCTGCAAGTCCAACAATTGGCGATGTTGCTCGTCATGAGGAACCAGCAGAGAAACCGGAGGAACTGCCAGACGTGCCTGACGTTGGTGCAGAGGGACCGGCAGACCTCGATCAGCGGAGCCTGTTCGATCCAGCGGCAGCCAAACGTATTGTTACAATGTGGGTGTTGACGCCCTCGTTAGCTGTTGTGACTTCCTATCCGGTATTTGTATTTTTGCTGTGA
- a CDS encoding ATP-binding protein, which yields MFYNRSSELDALQAEHNRDQFSLIIIYGRRRVGKTELIKAFCNGKEHLYHLATQDSAKVQQEKLADELATHRDQRVPRLDDWYDVAGYLEETLADGKRLIALDEFPYLVASSDTVLSAFQTLVDSLQGESSSTLILCGSSISVIESEVMGHESPLYGRRTAQIDLQPFSFAGALAVIDYSFEESVRSFAVTGGMPMYLTLFDYNESLKSNILQQPLSKTSILYDEPEFLLRTELRNPSRYMSILEAIANGHTTPNEIAGQTDIGSGPLSGYLQRLRRLRLVDREVPVTAQEKKSKRPLYRIGDEFLRFWFRFVEPNRSGIEQAPGLVLEDRILPELDQFVAATFEDVCREALWELNRTEQLNGTYGAVGRWWYGDQEINLVALDDRTPSALFGECKWTTTPVGIGLVEDLREKVDDVRWKTGERDEEFVLFSRAGFEDGLADQLDSRWSLFDLEAMAAVFKDN from the coding sequence ATGTTCTACAATCGGAGTAGCGAACTCGATGCACTCCAGGCGGAACACAATCGCGACCAGTTCAGCCTCATTATTATCTACGGACGTCGGCGCGTCGGAAAAACAGAGCTCATTAAAGCGTTCTGTAACGGGAAAGAACATCTCTATCATCTTGCTACGCAGGACTCTGCGAAAGTTCAGCAAGAGAAACTCGCCGATGAACTCGCAACTCACCGTGATCAGCGGGTACCGCGACTTGACGACTGGTATGACGTGGCCGGCTACCTCGAAGAGACGCTCGCCGACGGAAAACGACTAATCGCTCTCGACGAATTTCCATATCTCGTCGCGTCAAGTGACACGGTGCTCTCGGCGTTCCAAACGCTCGTCGATAGCCTTCAAGGTGAGTCCTCCTCAACGCTCATTCTCTGTGGGTCGAGTATCAGTGTCATAGAGTCAGAGGTGATGGGTCACGAGAGTCCGCTCTACGGCCGTCGAACCGCCCAGATAGACCTCCAGCCGTTTTCGTTCGCCGGCGCGCTTGCTGTTATCGACTATTCGTTCGAAGAGAGCGTTCGCTCGTTCGCAGTCACGGGCGGCATGCCGATGTACCTCACCCTGTTCGACTACAACGAATCACTCAAATCGAACATCCTCCAGCAACCGCTCTCGAAAACGTCGATACTCTACGATGAACCCGAATTCCTCCTACGGACGGAGCTTCGGAATCCTTCCCGCTACATGAGCATCCTCGAAGCGATTGCGAACGGTCACACGACGCCGAACGAGATTGCAGGCCAAACCGACATCGGATCCGGACCGCTTTCGGGATACTTGCAACGACTTCGTCGCCTCCGGTTGGTAGATCGGGAAGTCCCGGTAACCGCACAAGAAAAGAAGTCGAAGCGACCGCTGTACCGCATCGGCGACGAGTTTCTTCGATTCTGGTTTCGGTTCGTTGAGCCGAACCGGTCGGGTATCGAGCAAGCGCCCGGTCTCGTCCTCGAGGATCGTATCTTACCAGAACTCGATCAGTTTGTCGCGGCGACGTTCGAAGATGTGTGTCGGGAAGCGCTTTGGGAACTCAACCGCACGGAACAGTTGAACGGCACATACGGCGCAGTCGGTCGGTGGTGGTACGGTGATCAGGAGATAAATCTCGTTGCACTCGACGACCGGACACCGTCAGCACTGTTCGGCGAGTGCAAATGGACAACCACCCCAGTCGGGATAGGTCTTGTCGAGGATCTCCGCGAAAAGGTAGATGACGTGCGGTGGAAAACGGGTGAGCGAGACGAGGAATTCGTGTTGTTTTCGAGAGCCGGTTTCGAGGACGGACTTGCGGACCAACTCGATAGTCGATGGTCGTTGTTTGATTTGGAAGCGATGGCAGCCGTGTTCAAAGACAATTAG
- a CDS encoding HVO_A0114 family putative DNA-binding protein, protein MNTNTQSDERVLHIRFQRSDKKRTKEALKAIDRGESPKPYFETVFHEIEDLQTVTRPTSLTLLRTIARERPASIRATARLVDRDVRQVHRNLEELAELGVIDLEMDGQTKRPTVWYDSIEVDLPLFDFETDSETPAEA, encoded by the coding sequence ATGAACACTAATACCCAGTCCGATGAGCGAGTCCTGCACATTCGCTTCCAGCGAAGCGATAAGAAGCGTACCAAGGAGGCGCTGAAAGCGATTGATCGGGGCGAGTCTCCGAAGCCGTACTTCGAGACCGTCTTTCACGAGATCGAAGATCTCCAGACAGTGACGCGTCCAACCAGCCTGACGCTGCTGCGAACAATCGCTCGCGAGCGGCCCGCAAGCATCCGAGCAACCGCCCGGCTCGTTGATCGCGACGTGCGCCAGGTCCATCGAAATTTGGAGGAGCTCGCCGAACTCGGTGTAATCGATCTCGAAATGGACGGCCAGACGAAACGCCCGACTGTCTGGTACGATTCCATCGAGGTTGATCTTCCTCTCTTCGACTTCGAGACAGACTCAGAAACGCCCGCCGAGGCGTGA
- a CDS encoding toxin-antitoxin system TumE family protein, which translates to MTQDDSGAELLFRETETFAETYTDVRAWDVPVSDRYPEGVKYSMQYGERDGVTIIRYDNFPDHPGAATHHKHIGEDRVVDIEFTGVFDVYKQFKQEVDEHEH; encoded by the coding sequence ATGACACAGGACGATTCGGGCGCCGAATTGTTGTTCCGAGAAACGGAGACGTTTGCCGAAACATACACCGACGTTCGTGCGTGGGACGTACCTGTGTCAGATCGCTATCCCGAAGGGGTGAAATATTCGATGCAATACGGCGAGCGCGATGGTGTAACCATCATCCGGTACGACAATTTTCCTGACCATCCAGGAGCAGCCACCCACCACAAACATATCGGTGAAGATCGTGTCGTTGATATCGAGTTCACCGGTGTGTTCGACGTATACAAACAATTCAAACAGGAGGTAGACGAGCATGAACACTAA
- a CDS encoding choice-of-anchor W domain-containing protein — MEGSPASTCSNPSQTTQTAYQDWSNGETRPFTFRYIRSSNQAQFVNQNGNAVSYSPSNRGPYNDLFIRIRGASNETMTISNLTLNGTALSESLSISNGIRVLRITNVPFASGFVLQGSARMTWTGIKPSSNNQYVELRVGQVT, encoded by the coding sequence ATCGAGGGTTCGCCAGCCAGCACCTGCTCGAATCCATCTCAGACAACACAAACAGCATATCAAGATTGGTCCAATGGCGAAACACGTCCCTTTACTTTCCGATACATACGATCCAGCAATCAAGCGCAATTCGTCAATCAAAACGGGAATGCTGTGAGTTACTCACCATCAAATCGAGGACCGTATAATGATTTGTTCATCAGGATTCGTGGTGCATCAAATGAGACAATGACGATTTCAAACCTCACATTAAATGGAACAGCACTCTCAGAATCGCTCTCGATTTCGAATGGGATCAGAGTCTTACGCATCACCAACGTCCCCTTCGCCTCTGGATTTGTCCTCCAAGGATCTGCACGCATGACATGGACGGGGATCAAGCCAAGTTCAAATAATCAGTATGTTGAGCTCCGAGTAGGGCAAGTCACATGA
- a CDS encoding DUF7437 domain-containing protein → MTSRIMARELDLSVLEAETILQELREIIVDVEPDAQDDLDLDAIDAQVDIDDEDLPEHSE, encoded by the coding sequence ATGACGTCGCGAATCATGGCTCGTGAGTTGGATCTCTCTGTACTCGAGGCCGAAACCATCCTTCAAGAACTTCGTGAGATCATTGTCGATGTAGAGCCAGACGCCCAGGACGATCTGGATCTCGATGCAATCGACGCACAGGTGGATATTGACGACGAGGATCTTCCAGAGCACTCTGAGTAA
- a CDS encoding type II toxin-antitoxin system VapC family toxin has protein sequence MSVLIDTGVFYAHHDKDSERHDVAISAMNSVLTGEYGQPYTSDYVYDETVTLTRMRTGSFESAKTVSDRILGRKSFPEIFEIIQMGHDDFNATVDTWIQYQDHDLSVTDASLVTLCERYDIDSILSFDSDFDGIVHRTDPSHMSTK, from the coding sequence ATGAGCGTTCTTATCGACACTGGTGTTTTTTACGCACATCACGATAAAGACTCAGAACGCCATGATGTTGCTATTTCTGCGATGAATTCAGTACTTACTGGTGAGTATGGACAACCGTACACCAGTGACTATGTCTATGATGAAACAGTCACATTAACTCGAATGCGGACTGGTTCATTTGAGTCTGCAAAAACCGTCTCCGACCGCATTCTTGGACGCAAATCATTTCCAGAGATATTCGAGATAATCCAGATGGGGCACGACGACTTTAATGCGACAGTCGATACATGGATCCAGTATCAAGACCACGATCTAAGTGTGACTGACGCAAGCCTTGTGACGCTCTGTGAACGGTATGATATCGATTCTATCCTCAGCTTTGACTCAGATTTTGATGGAATCGTCCATCGAACAGACCCCTCCCATATGTCTACGAAATAA